One genomic region from Solwaraspora sp. WMMD792 encodes:
- the thiC gene encoding phosphomethylpyrimidine synthase ThiC — MQARRKVYVQGSRPDIQVPFAEVTLTGDNPPVRLYDTSGPGSDPQIGLAALRGRWIAERGDVAPVRGAGTPLAGADGRRPTQLAYARAGTVTPEMEFVALRENLPAEVVREEIAAGRAVLPANVNHPESEPMIIGGRFLVKVNANIGTSAVSSSVAEEVEKLTWATRWGADTVMDLSTGKRIHETREAIVRNSAVPIGTVPIYQALEKVGGDPVKLSWDVFRETVIEQAEQGVDYMTVHAGVLLPYVPLAVDRVTGIVSRGGSIMAAWCLAHHQENFLYTNFAELCEILARYDVTFSLGDGLRPGSIADANDAAQFAELRTLGELTSVAWEHDVQVMIEGPGHVPMHKIKENVDLQQELCHQAPFYTLGPLTTDIAPAYDHITSAIGAAMIGMFGTAMLCYVTPKEHLGLPDRDDVKAGVIAYKIAAHAADLAKGHPGAQAWDDALSKARFEFRWEDQFNLSLDPETARSYHDATLPAEPAKSAHFCSMCGPKFCSMKITQDLKEYAQQGMKDKSDEFVASGGRVYLPLA, encoded by the coding sequence ATGCAGGCTCGGCGCAAGGTGTACGTGCAAGGATCGCGACCGGACATCCAGGTGCCGTTCGCCGAGGTGACCCTCACCGGCGACAACCCGCCGGTGCGGCTCTACGACACGTCCGGCCCGGGGTCGGACCCGCAAATCGGGCTGGCCGCGCTGCGCGGGCGGTGGATCGCCGAGCGCGGCGACGTCGCCCCGGTGCGCGGTGCCGGCACCCCGCTGGCCGGGGCGGACGGGCGTCGGCCCACCCAGTTGGCGTACGCCCGGGCCGGGACCGTCACCCCGGAGATGGAGTTCGTCGCGCTGCGGGAAAACCTTCCGGCCGAGGTGGTACGGGAGGAGATCGCCGCCGGACGTGCGGTGCTGCCGGCCAACGTCAACCACCCGGAGTCCGAGCCGATGATCATTGGTGGTCGGTTCCTGGTGAAGGTGAACGCCAACATCGGTACCTCGGCGGTCTCGTCGTCGGTGGCCGAGGAGGTGGAGAAGCTGACCTGGGCCACCCGGTGGGGTGCGGACACGGTGATGGACCTGTCCACCGGCAAGCGGATCCACGAGACCCGCGAGGCGATCGTGCGCAACTCGGCGGTGCCGATCGGTACGGTGCCGATCTACCAGGCGTTGGAGAAGGTTGGTGGGGATCCGGTCAAGCTGAGCTGGGACGTGTTCCGGGAAACCGTGATCGAGCAGGCCGAGCAGGGCGTCGACTACATGACGGTGCATGCCGGGGTGCTGCTGCCGTACGTGCCGTTGGCGGTCGACCGGGTCACCGGGATCGTCTCCCGGGGCGGGTCGATCATGGCCGCCTGGTGCCTGGCGCACCATCAGGAGAATTTCCTCTACACCAACTTCGCCGAGCTGTGCGAGATCCTGGCCCGCTACGACGTGACCTTCTCGTTGGGTGACGGGCTGCGGCCGGGGTCGATCGCCGACGCCAACGACGCCGCGCAGTTCGCCGAGCTGCGGACGTTGGGCGAGCTGACCTCTGTGGCGTGGGAGCACGACGTGCAGGTGATGATCGAAGGCCCCGGCCACGTGCCGATGCACAAGATCAAGGAGAACGTGGACCTGCAGCAGGAGCTGTGCCACCAGGCGCCGTTCTACACGCTCGGCCCGCTGACCACCGACATCGCCCCGGCGTACGACCACATCACGTCGGCGATCGGGGCGGCGATGATCGGCATGTTCGGTACCGCGATGCTTTGCTACGTCACGCCGAAGGAGCACCTGGGGCTGCCGGATCGCGACGACGTCAAGGCCGGAGTGATCGCGTACAAGATCGCGGCGCACGCGGCCGACCTGGCCAAGGGACACCCGGGAGCGCAGGCCTGGGACGACGCGTTGTCCAAGGCGCGGTTCGAGTTCCGCTGGGAGGACCAGTTCAACCTGTCGCTGGACCCGGAGACCGCCCGGTCCTACCACGACGCGACGCTGCCGGCCGAGCCGGCGAAGTCGGCCCACTTCTGCTCGATGTGCGGCCCGAAGTTCTGCTCGATGAAAATCACGCAGGATCTGAAGGAGTACGCCCAGCAGGGCATGAAGGACAAGTCGGATGAATTCGTCGCATCCGGTGGCCGGGTCTACCTGCCGTTGGCCTGA
- the thiD gene encoding bifunctional hydroxymethylpyrimidine kinase/phosphomethylpyrimidine kinase has translation MAGDRGGQLMAGEQATPVVAMTIAGSDSGGGAGIQADLKVFAALGVYGTSAITAVTAQNTTGVTSVHQLPAAQVLAQIEAVRADLPVRAVKTGMLGTARIAGAVAALARAGELPNLVVDPVLVSTSGHRLGVVGAVERLLPYALVATPNRAEASALVGWPVRTVDEMARAAAELAAGGPRFVVVTGGDPDGTSTDPASADVVATADPAVDVVGTADGGWRLAGGRLDTGNTHGTGCSFAAAVAARLALGDDVPAALIYAKEYVARALDGARNWRLGSGHGPIDHFGWSNQLAAT, from the coding sequence ATGGCCGGCGACCGAGGTGGGCAGCTGATGGCCGGCGAGCAGGCCACTCCGGTGGTGGCGATGACGATCGCCGGCTCCGATTCCGGCGGCGGCGCCGGCATCCAGGCGGACCTGAAGGTCTTCGCCGCGCTCGGCGTCTACGGCACCAGCGCGATCACCGCGGTGACCGCGCAGAACACCACCGGCGTCACCAGCGTCCATCAGCTGCCGGCAGCGCAGGTGCTCGCCCAGATCGAGGCGGTCCGCGCCGACCTGCCGGTGCGCGCGGTGAAGACCGGCATGCTCGGTACGGCCCGGATCGCCGGGGCGGTCGCCGCGCTGGCCCGAGCCGGGGAGCTGCCGAACCTGGTGGTCGATCCGGTGCTGGTCTCGACCAGCGGGCACCGGCTCGGCGTGGTCGGCGCGGTCGAGCGGCTGCTGCCGTACGCCCTGGTCGCGACACCGAACCGGGCGGAGGCCTCGGCGTTGGTCGGCTGGCCGGTGCGGACCGTCGACGAAATGGCGCGGGCCGCCGCCGAGCTGGCCGCCGGCGGACCGAGGTTCGTGGTGGTCACCGGTGGCGACCCGGACGGTACGTCGACCGACCCGGCCTCGGCCGACGTGGTCGCGACGGCGGACCCGGCGGTCGACGTCGTCGGCACCGCCGACGGCGGCTGGCGGCTGGCCGGCGGGCGGCTGGACACCGGCAACACGCACGGCACCGGGTGCAGTTTCGCGGCGGCGGTGGCCGCCCGGCTGGCGCTCGGCGACGACGTACCGGCTGCGTTGATCTACGCCAAGGAGTACGTCGCGCGGGCGCTCGACGGCGCCCGGAACTGGCGGTTGGGCTCCGGTCACGGACCAATAGACCACTTCGGATGGTCGAATCAGCTGGCGGCCACCTGA
- a CDS encoding thiamine phosphate synthase, with product MLLTDRRQTARSLPEVVAAAVAGGLRQVVLRERDLPRAERAALADRLRGILAPVGGTLIVAGPDPLGGDAVHLSAAGPYPPPALGLVGRSCHDEAELSRLTTEDYLTVSPVFATASKPGYGPPLGPAGLARLVRVAADRPVVALAGVTTAEQVATCRAAGAAGVAVMGAVMRAADPAAIVAELVAAASPAEVSS from the coding sequence ATGCTGCTCACCGATCGCCGGCAGACGGCCCGGTCGCTGCCGGAGGTGGTCGCGGCGGCGGTGGCCGGCGGACTCCGGCAGGTGGTGCTGCGGGAACGCGACCTGCCCCGGGCCGAACGCGCCGCGTTGGCCGACCGGCTGCGCGGCATCCTCGCCCCGGTCGGCGGGACGTTGATCGTCGCCGGCCCCGACCCGTTGGGCGGCGACGCGGTGCACCTGAGCGCCGCCGGGCCGTACCCGCCACCGGCGTTGGGGCTGGTCGGCCGCTCCTGCCACGACGAGGCCGAGCTCAGCCGACTGACCACGGAGGACTACCTGACGGTGTCGCCGGTCTTCGCGACCGCGTCCAAGCCCGGGTACGGGCCGCCGCTGGGTCCGGCCGGGCTGGCCCGTCTGGTCCGAGTGGCCGCCGACCGGCCGGTGGTCGCCCTCGCCGGGGTGACCACGGCGGAGCAGGTCGCCACCTGCCGGGCGGCCGGTGCCGCCGGGGTGGCGGTGATGGGCGCGGTGATGCGCGCCGCCGACCCGGCGGCCATCGTGGCGGAGTTGGTCGCGGCTGCGTCACCGGCCGAGGTGAGCAGCTGA
- a CDS encoding thiazole synthase encodes MPFTVAGHSFDSRLILGTGGAANLHILEQAITASGTGLVTVALRRVDSAATMHGGLLDLLERCGVRLLPNTAGCYTATEAVKVAHLAREAFDTDWVKLEVIGDERTLLPDGAELLRAAEQLVDDGFTVLPYTTDDPVLARRLADAGCAAVMPAGAPIGSGLGILNPHHIRLIRQSVDIPVVLDAGVGTASDAALAMELGCDAVLLASAVTRAADPVAMATAMRYAIEAGRLAGRAGRIPKRFHALASTPDEGRPEL; translated from the coding sequence ATGCCGTTCACCGTTGCCGGGCACAGTTTCGACTCCCGGCTGATCCTCGGCACCGGCGGTGCCGCCAACCTGCACATCCTGGAGCAGGCGATCACGGCCAGTGGCACCGGGCTGGTCACCGTCGCGCTGCGCCGGGTGGACAGCGCCGCCACCATGCACGGCGGCCTGCTCGACCTGCTGGAGCGCTGCGGCGTACGGCTGCTGCCGAACACCGCCGGCTGCTACACCGCCACCGAGGCGGTCAAGGTGGCCCACCTGGCACGCGAGGCGTTCGACACCGACTGGGTGAAGCTGGAGGTCATCGGCGACGAACGCACCCTGCTGCCGGACGGCGCCGAGCTGCTGCGCGCCGCCGAGCAGCTGGTCGACGACGGTTTCACCGTGCTGCCGTACACCACCGACGATCCGGTGCTGGCCCGCCGGCTGGCCGACGCCGGCTGCGCGGCGGTGATGCCGGCCGGCGCGCCGATCGGCTCCGGGCTGGGCATCCTCAACCCGCACCACATTCGACTGATCCGTCAGTCGGTGGACATCCCGGTGGTGCTGGACGCCGGGGTCGGCACCGCCTCCGACGCCGCGCTCGCGATGGAACTCGGCTGCGACGCGGTGCTGCTGGCCAGCGCGGTCACCCGGGCCGCCGACCCGGTCGCGATGGCAACCGCCATGCGGTACGCCATCGAGGCGGGTCGGTTGGCCGGCCGGGCCGGGCGGATCCCGAAGCGTTTCCACGCCCTGGCATCCACTCCGGACGAAGGGCGGCCCGAACTGTGA